A window of Melitaea cinxia chromosome 26, ilMelCinx1.1, whole genome shotgun sequence contains these coding sequences:
- the LOC123666524 gene encoding tubulin alpha chain: MRECISVHVGQAGVQIGNACWELYCLEHGIQPDGQMPTDKTIGGGDDSFNTFFSETGAGKHVPRAVFVDLEPTVVDEVRTGTYRQLFHPEQLITGKEDAANNYARGHYTIGKEIVDLVLDRIRKLADQCTGLQGFLIFHSFGGGTGSGFTSLLMERLSVDYGKKSKLEFAIYPAPQVSTAVVEPYNSILTTHTTLEHSDCAFMVDNEAIYDICRRNLDIERPTYTNLNRLIGQIVSSITASLRFDGALNVDLTEFQTNLVPYPRIHFPLVTYAPVISAEKAYHEQLSVSEITNACFEPANQMVKCDPRHGKYMACCMLYRGDVVPKDVNAAIATIKTKRTIQFVDWCPTGFKVGINYQPPTVVPGGDLAKVQRAVCMLSNTTAIAEAWARLDHKFDLMYAKRAFVHWYVGEGMEEGEFSEAREDLAALEKDYEEVGMDSAEGEGEGAEEY; the protein is encoded by the exons ATG CGTGAGTGCATCTCCGTACACGTCGGCCAAGCTGGAGTCCAGATCGGTAATGCCTGCTGGGAGCTTTACTGCCTTGAGCACGGCATCCAGCCTGATGGTCAAATGCCAACAGACAAGACCATCGGAGGTGGCGATGACTCCTTTAACACCTTCTTCAGCGAGACTGGAGCCGGCAAACACGTACCACGTGCGGTGTTCGTCGACTTGGAGCCTACAGTAGTAG ATGAGGTTCGTACCGGCACATACAGACAGTTGTTTCATCCAGAACAACTTATCACTGGTAAGGAAGATGCGGCCAACAACTACGCCCGGGGTCACTACACCATTGGCAAGGAAATTGTTGACCTAGTACTCGACCGCATCCGCAAGCTCGCTGACCAGTGCACTGGCCTCCAGGGCTTCCTCATCTTCCACTCCTTCGGTGGCGGTACCGGCTCAGGGTTCACCTCCCTTCTTATGGAACGTCTCTCGGTGGACTACGGCAAGAAGTCCAAGCTCGAGTTCGCCATCTACCCTGCCCCTCAGGTCTCCACCGCAGTGGTAGAGCCCTACAACTCCATCCTCACGACCCATACTACCCTCGAGCACTCCGACTGCGCCTTTATGGTCGACAACGAAGCCATCTACGATATCTGCCGCCGCAACCTCGATATCGAACGCCCGACCTACACCAACCTCAACCGGCTTATTGGTCAAATTGTCTCGTCCATCACTGCCTCTCTGCGTTTCGACGGCGCACTCAACGTCGATCTTACCGAGTTCCAGACTAACTTGGTGCCTTACCCACGTATCCACTTCCCTCTCGTGACCTACGCTCCAGTCATCTCGGCCGAGAAGGCTTACCATGAACAGTTGTCGGTCTCCGAAATCACCAACGCTTGCTTCGAGCCAGCCAACCAGATGGTCAAATGCGACCCCCGTCACGGTAAATACATGGCTTGCTGTATGTTGTACCGTGGAGACGTCGTACCCAAGGACGTCAACGCGGCTATCGCCACCATCAAGACCAAGCGTACCATCCAATTCGTTGACTGGTGTCCTACCGGTTTCAAGGTAGGCATCAACTACCAGCCCCCGACTGTTGTGCCCGGTGGTGATCTCGCCAAGGTTCAACGTGCCGTGTGCATGTTGTCCAACACGACCGCGATCGCCGAGGCCTGGGCTCGTCTCGACCACAAGTTCGACCTTATGTACGCCAAGCGTGCCTTCGTACATTGGTACGTCGGTGAGGGTATGGAGGAGGGTGAATTCTCCGAGGCCCGTGAGGACTTGGCTGCTCTCGAGAAGGACTACGAAGAGGTCGGCATGGACTCCGCCGAAGGAGAAGGCGAGGGTGCCGAAGAATACTAA